One region of Flavobacteriales bacterium genomic DNA includes:
- a CDS encoding ribose-phosphate pyrophosphokinase, with translation MANKVKIFSCSASKPVAEKIAASYGQELGDVELQKFSDGEFTTVFNETVRGCDVFLIQSTIPPTDNIFELLLMIDAAKRASARKIIAVIPYFGWARQDRKDQPRVAIGAKMVANLLEAAGVDRIMTMDLHADQIQGFFEVPVDHLFASSLFAPYLKNLNNPDIVIAAPDAGGSKRASAYAKFLHADLALCYKQRKKANEIASMTVIGDVKGKDVVIIDDMVDTAGTLTKSAQLFMEHGAKSVRAICTHAVLSGPAYERINDSVLEELIITDTIPQKQESSKIKVLSIADMFADVMKKAIHFESISEHFVFANQ, from the coding sequence ATGGCTAATAAGGTTAAAATATTTTCATGTTCAGCTTCAAAACCAGTAGCTGAAAAGATTGCAGCATCTTACGGACAAGAATTGGGAGATGTTGAGTTGCAAAAATTTAGTGATGGGGAGTTTACAACTGTTTTTAATGAGACAGTGAGAGGGTGTGATGTATTCTTAATTCAATCTACAATTCCACCAACAGACAATATCTTTGAGTTGTTGTTGATGATTGATGCTGCTAAAAGGGCATCAGCTCGTAAGATTATAGCAGTAATACCTTATTTTGGTTGGGCAAGACAAGATCGTAAAGATCAACCAAGGGTTGCTATAGGAGCAAAGATGGTCGCTAATTTATTAGAGGCTGCTGGAGTTGATCGAATTATGACAATGGACTTACACGCAGATCAGATTCAAGGGTTTTTTGAAGTTCCTGTGGATCACTTATTCGCTTCAAGCCTATTTGCGCCTTATTTGAAGAATTTAAATAATCCAGATATCGTAATCGCTGCACCAGATGCTGGGGGGTCTAAAAGAGCAAGTGCATATGCCAAGTTCTTACATGCTGATTTAGCATTGTGTTACAAACAACGTAAAAAGGCCAATGAAATTGCGAGTATGACTGTTATTGGAGATGTTAAAGGGAAAGATGTTGTAATTATCGATGATATGGTAGATACAGCAGGGACTTTAACTAAGTCTGCGCAGTTGTTTATGGAGCATGGAGCAAAGAGCGTAAGAGCAATTTGTACGCATGCGGTATTGTCTGGACCTGCGTATGAAAGAATTAATGACTCTGTTTTAGAAGAACTAATCATAACAGATACCATTCCTCAAAAACAGGAGAGTTCAAAAATTAAAGTGTTGTCAATAGCAGATATGTTTGCAGACGTTATGAAGAAGGCAATACATTTTGAATCAATTAGTGAACATTTTGTGTTTGCAAACCAATAA
- a CDS encoding 50S ribosomal protein L25/general stress protein Ctc yields the protein MKKVSLSGSVRKNVGKKDAKLMRREGLVPSVVYGNKEQVHFSVKENDINKIVFTPNVYMIDLDVDGRKAQAILKDVQIHPVTDKVLHADFQEVIEGKKVKVDIPVNISGLAVGVKNGGKLVQNFRRLTAEALADNLPDTIDIDVTKVKIGGKVRVGEVDIEGVSFLNPESAVVVAVQMARGAKKPGEEEEEEAEA from the coding sequence ATGAAAAAAGTATCGTTGAGCGGTTCTGTAAGAAAGAACGTAGGGAAGAAAGATGCAAAATTAATGAGAAGAGAAGGGCTAGTTCCTAGTGTTGTTTATGGAAATAAAGAACAAGTACATTTCTCAGTAAAAGAAAATGACATCAACAAAATCGTTTTTACACCTAATGTGTATATGATTGATTTAGATGTTGACGGAAGAAAAGCACAAGCTATTCTTAAAGATGTTCAAATACATCCTGTTACAGATAAAGTGTTGCATGCAGACTTCCAAGAAGTAATAGAAGGTAAAAAAGTAAAAGTAGATATTCCTGTTAATATTAGTGGTTTAGCTGTTGGTGTTAAGAATGGTGGTAAATTAGTTCAAAACTTTAGAAGATTAACTGCTGAAGCTTTAGCAGATAACTTGCCAGATACTATTGATATTGATGTGACTAAAGTTAAGATTGGTGGGAAAGTAAGAGTTGGAGAAGTAGATATCGAAGGAGTATCTTTCTTAAACCCAGAATCAGCAGTAGTAGTAGCTGTACAAATGGCGCGTGGTGCTAAGAAACCAGGTGAAGAGGAAGAAGAGGAAGCAGAAGCTTAA
- the pth gene encoding aminoacyl-tRNA hydrolase, with amino-acid sequence MKYLIVGLGNPGVEYKNTRHNIGFKTLDTLAKVSNVAFNTAKLAERAVVKHKGRTLVLIKPSTYMNLSGKAVNYWMKKENVSIENTLVITDDLALPFGKLRLKPKGSPGGHNGLKDIQAVLGTNVYARLRFGIGDEFSKGKQVDFVLGEWTNIEEEELVAKIDLAIEIIKAFATIGVQRTMNDFNSK; translated from the coding sequence ATGAAATATTTAATAGTAGGATTAGGTAATCCTGGAGTTGAATATAAAAATACCCGACATAATATCGGATTTAAAACATTGGACACTTTAGCTAAAGTGTCCAATGTTGCTTTTAATACAGCAAAGTTAGCAGAGCGTGCTGTCGTAAAACACAAAGGAAGAACATTGGTGTTGATAAAGCCGTCTACTTACATGAACCTTAGTGGTAAAGCGGTTAACTATTGGATGAAAAAAGAAAATGTGTCCATAGAAAACACGTTGGTTATCACCGATGATTTAGCATTGCCTTTTGGGAAGTTAAGGTTGAAGCCTAAAGGAAGTCCAGGTGGGCACAATGGGTTGAAAGATATTCAAGCTGTTTTAGGAACAAATGTTTATGCTAGACTACGTTTTGGGATAGGAGATGAGTTCTCAAAAGGAAAACAAGTCGATTTTGTACTTGGAGAATGGACCAATATAGAAGAGGAAGAACTTGTAGCAAAGATAGACTTGGCTATAGAGATCATTAAAGCTTTTGCAACAATTGGTGTGCAAAGAACTATGAACGATTTCAATTCTAAATAA
- a CDS encoding PKD domain-containing protein produces the protein MKILSTLVSVLVLGGGFLAQNQSTEINQKIISNPIYFSHQEVAHEAITNRTTQSQWVDYTAAYMGNYGSTPNGVIGNFLFPDTTILVDYGTGGYAGPWIHSVAQTFDMNAAAYLNTGIGINGLNDITIDSIEVVGSYLRPDNSVVDTLVVSVVNVGTNLNSESYFQGQNINVNLNADSVFIRNLDWDQPSQKVIGPLSVYKIPLDQTFFASNGGQGLHRARVAAGDLISSNANGIFAITIDFIPGYTWNANLDTLGVNKNGWIFGSYELNGSGTYPNYSRTDYNVGSIVNDNVRYDNAGGWNGSYIPSYAFMGASPNYLYESMAIAVKLTQHTPVVLQDCAQPFFSEYIEGSGNNKALEIFNPTNSSIDLSNYQIRKYANGSTTPTTVTLSGTVASNDVFVIANQSAMASILAQTDLQNSTIANFNGDDAIELYDVVNARVIDVIGQVGVDPGSSWTVGSGSTANNTLVRMNTIRKGTDVWVGFVDQQWNVLANDDVSDLGGHANNSCFAPQTPLTAIPTVSNDTICAGETVQFSNASTGGTTPYTVAWNFGNGNTSTNASDAFTFNTFGVYQISLTVTDGVGATDDSVFYIVVNNVPTAGMTVPSTICTDQTVAIAASNYNAANTYVYSDGTSTLSHANGVVNYMTSSTGSVTITQTVTSAQGCTSVATETIVVNPSPTASFTHSGSPTVSFTDGSTNAVAWAWTFGDGNTSTTQNPSHTFGANGTYNVALVVTATNGCTDTTNTNVAVGVPSFVEELAEEYIRIYPNPSTGEVINIESAVQIVSVKIYNVIGQNVFSTATNLQQIEVSRFNKGTYFMKIETLEGTVVRKISIE, from the coding sequence ATGAAAATACTTTCTACTTTAGTTAGTGTATTAGTTTTAGGAGGAGGTTTTTTAGCACAAAATCAATCTACTGAAATTAATCAAAAAATAATTTCAAACCCTATTTATTTCTCGCATCAAGAAGTAGCTCATGAGGCCATAACAAATCGAACAACTCAAAGTCAATGGGTCGATTATACCGCAGCTTATATGGGGAATTATGGCTCTACACCTAACGGTGTGATTGGTAATTTTTTATTCCCAGATACAACAATCTTGGTAGATTATGGGACTGGAGGTTATGCTGGGCCTTGGATTCATTCAGTAGCACAAACTTTTGATATGAACGCCGCAGCCTATTTGAATACAGGAATAGGGATTAATGGTCTGAATGATATTACGATAGATTCCATCGAAGTGGTAGGGTCTTATTTAAGACCAGATAACAGTGTGGTAGATACATTGGTCGTAAGTGTCGTAAATGTAGGAACAAACTTAAATTCTGAATCTTATTTTCAAGGTCAAAATATTAATGTCAATTTAAATGCTGATTCTGTTTTTATTCGAAATTTAGATTGGGATCAGCCATCTCAAAAAGTCATCGGGCCATTGTCAGTATATAAAATACCTTTAGATCAAACTTTTTTTGCTTCAAATGGAGGGCAAGGACTTCATAGAGCAAGGGTTGCTGCAGGAGATTTAATCTCAAGCAATGCCAATGGAATATTTGCTATAACGATTGATTTTATACCTGGGTATACCTGGAATGCCAATTTAGATACGTTAGGAGTGAATAAAAATGGATGGATTTTTGGTTCTTATGAATTAAATGGTAGTGGAACTTATCCAAACTATAGTAGGACAGATTATAATGTCGGAAGTATTGTAAATGATAATGTTAGGTATGATAATGCAGGAGGTTGGAATGGCTCTTATATTCCTAGTTATGCTTTCATGGGAGCTTCTCCAAATTATTTGTACGAATCAATGGCTATTGCAGTTAAACTAACGCAACATACACCTGTTGTTTTACAAGATTGTGCACAACCATTTTTCTCTGAGTATATAGAGGGGTCAGGAAATAATAAAGCACTTGAAATCTTTAACCCAACTAACTCTTCAATTGATTTGTCCAATTATCAAATTAGAAAGTATGCAAATGGATCAACAACACCTACTACAGTGACCTTGTCGGGAACAGTAGCTTCTAATGATGTTTTTGTAATTGCTAATCAAAGTGCAATGGCATCAATATTGGCACAAACTGATTTGCAAAATAGTACGATTGCAAACTTTAACGGAGATGATGCCATAGAGTTGTATGATGTCGTTAATGCAAGGGTGATTGATGTTATCGGGCAAGTTGGAGTAGATCCAGGTTCAAGTTGGACTGTTGGGAGTGGTTCAACGGCAAATAATACATTGGTGAGGATGAATACCATAAGAAAAGGAACTGACGTTTGGGTTGGTTTTGTTGATCAGCAATGGAATGTGTTAGCGAATGATGATGTAAGTGATTTAGGAGGGCATGCTAACAATAGCTGCTTTGCTCCTCAAACACCTCTAACAGCTATACCAACAGTGAGTAATGATACTATTTGTGCAGGAGAAACTGTTCAGTTTTCAAATGCTTCAACAGGAGGAACAACTCCTTATACTGTTGCTTGGAATTTTGGAAATGGTAATACATCTACAAATGCTTCAGACGCGTTTACTTTTAATACATTTGGTGTTTACCAGATTTCTTTAACGGTTACCGATGGAGTAGGAGCAACTGATGATTCTGTGTTTTATATTGTCGTGAACAATGTTCCAACCGCAGGAATGACAGTTCCATCTACAATTTGCACTGACCAAACAGTAGCTATTGCAGCTTCAAATTATAATGCTGCAAATACTTATGTTTACTCAGACGGGACTTCAACTTTATCACATGCAAATGGGGTGGTTAATTATATGACGAGTTCAACAGGTAGTGTAACAATTACCCAAACAGTAACAAGTGCTCAAGGATGTACTAGCGTAGCTACTGAAACGATTGTTGTTAATCCAAGCCCTACAGCAAGTTTTACACATTCAGGAAGTCCAACGGTTAGTTTTACTGATGGTTCGACCAATGCCGTTGCTTGGGCTTGGACTTTTGGAGATGGGAATACTTCAACAACTCAGAATCCATCACATACTTTCGGAGCAAATGGAACATATAATGTAGCGTTAGTGGTAACGGCGACCAACGGATGTACAGATACAACTAACACTAATGTAGCTGTTGGTGTTCCATCTTTTGTAGAAGAATTAGCAGAAGAATACATACGAATATATCCTAATCCATCCACAGGAGAGGTTATTAATATTGAGTCGGCAGTGCAAATAGTTTCTGTTAAAATTTATAATGTAATTGGACAAAATGTATTTAGTACAGCAACTAATCTTCAACAAATAGAAGTGTCTCGTTTCAATAAAGGAACTTATTTCATGAAAATTGAAACACTAGAAGGAACTGTAGTAAGAAAAATTAGTATTGAATAA
- a CDS encoding toxin-antitoxin system YwqK family antitoxin, producing the protein MKVLISTFLMVCTIVGFGQITRGGSSPATPKEAPSYPDNPRENFQTPAHAVDCDSDLEMDPGNKLIYHRKTNKPYSGVCISYHNNNKRERVAKFVDGKEQDTSYSYYQTGSPWTVTQWDQGIENGTWKFWYENGNLAWENTYEMGRKSGTWRFFFDDGSIKKVMNYKNDVLDGECKYYGKGGKIMRVVNYSGGEFHGDYLTYFVGEDSVLKSKKQYKNGKVDGESVYYYKDGQISYTKKFSGGQPIGKWEYFHPNGQLSQTGKHSGGKKDGLWQYFLDEGQKQAEVLYDKGKEVIVVEYDRFGGARDEEKEAELNQLLSKRKAAEAEEAGKKKKGKKKKDKK; encoded by the coding sequence ATGAAAGTTTTGATATCAACTTTTTTAATGGTGTGTACGATCGTAGGTTTTGGGCAAATTACCCGAGGAGGGTCATCTCCAGCTACGCCAAAAGAGGCGCCAAGTTATCCTGATAACCCAAGAGAGAATTTTCAAACGCCAGCTCACGCTGTAGATTGTGATAGTGATCTAGAAATGGATCCAGGTAATAAGTTAATTTACCATAGAAAAACGAATAAACCTTATTCTGGAGTTTGTATTTCTTATCATAACAATAATAAACGAGAACGTGTTGCAAAGTTTGTGGATGGAAAAGAACAGGATACGTCTTATTCTTACTATCAAACAGGATCACCATGGACAGTTACACAGTGGGATCAAGGTATCGAAAATGGAACATGGAAGTTTTGGTATGAAAATGGAAATTTAGCTTGGGAAAATACTTATGAAATGGGAAGAAAGTCTGGAACATGGCGTTTCTTTTTTGATGATGGAAGTATAAAAAAAGTAATGAACTATAAAAATGATGTGCTCGATGGAGAATGCAAGTACTATGGAAAAGGAGGCAAAATTATGAGAGTAGTTAATTACAGTGGTGGAGAGTTTCATGGAGATTACCTTACTTATTTTGTTGGAGAAGATAGTGTGCTAAAGTCAAAAAAACAATATAAAAATGGAAAGGTAGATGGAGAATCGGTTTATTATTATAAAGATGGGCAAATTTCCTATACGAAGAAGTTTAGTGGAGGGCAGCCCATTGGGAAATGGGAGTATTTTCATCCGAATGGCCAATTGAGTCAAACAGGTAAGCACTCAGGAGGGAAAAAAGATGGGTTGTGGCAATACTTTTTGGATGAGGGACAAAAACAAGCAGAAGTATTATATGATAAAGGAAAAGAAGTGATCGTAGTAGAGTATGATCGATTTGGAGGAGCGAGAGATGAAGAGAAAGAAGCAGAGTTAAATCAACTGTTGTCAAAAAGAAAAGCAGCTGAAGCCGAAGAGGCAGGAAAGAAAAAGAAAGGAAAGAAGAAGAAAGATAAGAAGTGA
- a CDS encoding 7-carboxy-7-deazaguanine synthase QueE has translation MTNKLFESQLPIMEQFYSVQGEGFYSGRPAFFIRLAGCDVGCVWCDVKESWDAGEHELKKIETIVQEVAATHADFVVITGGEPAMYDLTGLTKALKAVGCYLAIETSGVYPLSGELDWVCFSPKKFKAPHESIYAQANELKVIVFNKHDLKWAEQHAEKLNKNCKLYLQTEWSKSEEMLPLIIDYIKENPKWTLSLQTHKYINVP, from the coding sequence ATGACGAATAAGTTATTCGAGAGTCAATTACCCATAATGGAGCAGTTTTATTCTGTTCAAGGAGAGGGGTTTTATAGTGGGCGTCCTGCATTCTTTATACGATTAGCAGGTTGTGATGTTGGTTGTGTTTGGTGTGATGTAAAAGAAAGTTGGGATGCAGGAGAGCATGAGTTAAAAAAGATAGAAACAATTGTTCAAGAAGTAGCAGCAACACATGCCGATTTTGTTGTAATCACCGGAGGTGAGCCTGCAATGTATGATTTAACAGGTTTAACGAAAGCACTTAAAGCTGTAGGGTGTTATTTAGCAATAGAAACATCGGGAGTGTATCCGCTTTCTGGAGAACTAGATTGGGTTTGTTTTTCCCCAAAAAAGTTTAAAGCACCACACGAGTCTATTTATGCTCAAGCCAATGAATTAAAAGTAATCGTTTTCAATAAACACGATTTAAAATGGGCAGAACAACATGCAGAAAAGTTAAACAAGAACTGTAAGCTTTACCTACAAACCGAGTGGAGTAAAAGTGAAGAAATGCTTCCCCTAATTATCGATTATATTAAAGAAAATCCTAAATGGACCCTTTCTTTACAAACCCATAAATATATCAACGTACCTTAG
- a CDS encoding OmpA family protein has translation MKELYYILLLSVFTLVSSCSVAQPGRYSTSSKKAIKLYEAGRACFNQMDPTTGKRSLGCAEVNLKKALDKDPKFAEAYSLLSNVYVEKGDYKQAVAYKEAMLQKSTRFSPSEYFYLANLLMAQGEYQKCMGYARKYLEVRNPNPVFVKACQKYIRNSEFGIQAKRSPVPFEPKNMGGNINTKNPEYFPSLTADDSTLLFTRTIDDSRVPYFQKQEDIFITNKSSDGVWKNAASVSPSINTVANEGAPTLSADGKYIIMVGCATGPDGEYGKGRQGYGSCDLFVSERIGDQWTEPVNMGKPINSGHWETQPCFSSDGKTLYFVRGLVKHRERRDPKNQDIYKTEILPNGTWSKPEKLGSNVNTPGREESVQIHPDGQTLYFSSDGHTGMGGQDLYMSRMDAAGRWGKAINLGYPINTHKDENSLLVSSGGNIALFASDREGGFGSLDLYSFELPKKYQPIETTFMKGLVYDQDTKKPLAAKFQLIDLKTNKVFKAAIANSGSGDFIVALPKNKDFALIAEHDGYFFYSKNYSVDKLKRNEDGFLVDVPMRPMKSGDVFVLENIFFDVNKYELKPASIAELEKLKTILAENTNLKIELGGHTDSDGDDRQNKVLSENRAKAVVNWLVEKGIDAGRLTFKGYGEEQPVVPNDSPDNKAKNRRTEVRIL, from the coding sequence ATGAAAGAATTGTATTATATATTATTGTTAAGTGTATTTACTTTGGTTTCATCATGTAGTGTTGCACAACCAGGAAGATATTCAACATCAAGCAAGAAAGCGATCAAACTATACGAGGCAGGAAGAGCTTGTTTTAATCAAATGGATCCAACTACTGGAAAAAGATCTTTAGGTTGTGCTGAAGTGAACTTGAAAAAAGCACTCGATAAAGATCCAAAATTTGCTGAAGCATATAGTTTGTTGTCAAATGTGTATGTAGAAAAAGGAGACTATAAACAGGCTGTAGCTTATAAAGAGGCAATGTTGCAAAAATCAACTAGGTTTTCTCCATCAGAATATTTCTATTTAGCTAATTTGCTCATGGCACAAGGAGAATATCAAAAATGTATGGGGTATGCTAGAAAATATTTAGAGGTAAGAAATCCGAATCCAGTATTTGTAAAAGCATGTCAAAAATACATTAGGAATTCAGAGTTTGGGATTCAGGCAAAACGTAGTCCTGTTCCTTTTGAACCAAAAAATATGGGAGGGAATATTAATACTAAAAACCCGGAATATTTTCCTTCGTTGACTGCAGATGATAGTACTTTGTTGTTTACCAGAACAATAGATGATAGCCGAGTCCCTTATTTTCAAAAGCAAGAAGATATTTTTATTACGAATAAGAGTAGCGATGGAGTATGGAAAAATGCAGCTTCTGTAAGCCCTAGCATCAATACAGTAGCCAATGAGGGGGCGCCAACCTTATCTGCAGATGGGAAGTATATTATTATGGTGGGTTGTGCAACAGGTCCTGATGGAGAATATGGAAAAGGCAGACAAGGGTATGGAAGTTGCGATTTATTTGTAAGTGAACGTATTGGAGATCAATGGACAGAACCAGTTAATATGGGTAAACCAATTAATTCAGGGCATTGGGAAACTCAACCTTGCTTTTCTTCTGATGGAAAAACCTTATATTTTGTAAGAGGCTTGGTAAAACATAGAGAGCGAAGAGACCCTAAGAATCAAGATATTTATAAAACAGAAATATTGCCAAATGGCACATGGTCTAAACCAGAGAAGTTGGGAAGCAATGTTAATACGCCAGGAAGAGAAGAATCTGTTCAAATTCACCCTGATGGACAAACGCTTTATTTTTCCTCAGATGGACATACAGGAATGGGGGGGCAAGATTTGTATATGAGTAGAATGGATGCTGCTGGAAGATGGGGAAAAGCAATCAACCTAGGTTATCCAATTAATACCCATAAAGATGAAAACAGTTTGTTGGTTTCTTCAGGAGGGAATATTGCGCTTTTTGCTTCAGATAGAGAGGGTGGTTTTGGAAGTTTGGATTTGTATTCTTTTGAATTGCCTAAAAAATATCAACCTATTGAAACAACTTTTATGAAAGGGTTGGTTTATGATCAAGACACAAAGAAACCTTTGGCTGCTAAGTTTCAACTCATCGATTTAAAAACGAATAAGGTCTTTAAAGCAGCAATTGCCAATAGTGGAAGTGGAGACTTTATTGTTGCTTTGCCCAAAAACAAAGATTTTGCTTTGATAGCTGAACACGATGGTTACTTTTTCTATTCTAAAAATTATTCTGTAGATAAACTTAAAAGAAATGAAGATGGCTTCTTAGTGGATGTCCCTATGCGACCAATGAAATCGGGAGATGTTTTTGTGCTAGAAAATATATTCTTTGATGTGAATAAGTATGAGTTAAAACCTGCATCTATTGCTGAATTAGAAAAGTTAAAAACTATTCTAGCAGAAAATACTAATCTTAAAATTGAATTGGGAGGGCATACAGATAGTGATGGTGATGATCGTCAAAATAAGGTCTTATCAGAAAATAGAGCAAAAGCAGTTGTTAATTGGCTAGTTGAAAAAGGAATAGACGCTGGAAGATTAACTTTTAAAGGGTATGGGGAAGAGCAGCCGGTTGTTCCGAACGATTCTCCAGATAACAAAGCAAAAAATAGACGTACAGAAGTAAGAATATTATAG
- a CDS encoding LysE family translocator — protein sequence MVTILLNGVFFGVLLSFLIGPVFFVLLETSIKKGVKPAIFIDIGVLLSDILYLIAAYFFAQKILESLNENSYIKYVASAVFIFMGVLSILKKQSPQKGRNIDVEALDTPSEMDTIIFRKRTYLTYILKGIGLNAINPGVLVYWIAACTTATEELHIPEHLLVYYFVATLGTMFGIDVLKIYYASKLKNKLTAKALHRISVVVGCVLIGFGVVIAFKDIS from the coding sequence TTGGTTACAATATTACTCAACGGTGTCTTTTTTGGAGTCTTATTAAGTTTTTTAATAGGACCAGTCTTTTTTGTGTTACTCGAAACAAGTATCAAAAAGGGAGTGAAGCCAGCAATCTTTATAGATATAGGAGTGCTGTTGAGTGATATTTTATATTTAATTGCTGCTTATTTCTTTGCGCAAAAAATTTTAGAAAGCCTTAATGAAAACAGTTATATCAAGTATGTAGCTTCTGCAGTCTTTATTTTTATGGGGGTACTTTCTATCTTAAAAAAGCAATCTCCGCAAAAAGGAAGGAATATCGATGTAGAAGCTTTAGATACCCCTTCTGAAATGGATACCATTATCTTTAGAAAAAGGACTTATTTAACCTATATCTTAAAAGGAATTGGGTTAAATGCAATTAATCCTGGGGTTTTAGTTTATTGGATTGCAGCTTGTACAACAGCTACTGAAGAATTACATATACCTGAGCATTTATTGGTTTATTATTTTGTGGCTACATTAGGAACAATGTTTGGAATTGATGTGCTAAAAATATACTACGCAAGTAAACTGAAAAACAAGTTAACAGCAAAAGCATTACATCGAATAAGTGTGGTTGTAGGCTGTGTCCTGATAGGATTTGGTGTAGTGATTGCTTTTAAAGATATCAGTTAA
- a CDS encoding GNAT family N-acetyltransferase has translation MIRKYTEKDFDKVVQLLRLNTPQFFHPSEEKDFIHYLTHLKEDYLVVEQDNDVVGAGGINYCVGDDQEVRFSWDVVHPNYQGKGIGKSLVEYRIDWVKNNRKEKKVVVRTSQLATLFYQKFGFKLQTITQNFWAEGLDLYLMHLKL, from the coding sequence ATGATTAGAAAGTATACTGAGAAAGACTTTGATAAAGTTGTTCAGTTATTACGGCTTAATACTCCTCAATTTTTTCATCCCTCCGAAGAAAAAGATTTTATTCACTATTTAACTCATTTAAAAGAAGATTACTTGGTGGTAGAGCAAGACAATGATGTAGTGGGTGCCGGAGGAATCAATTATTGCGTTGGAGATGACCAAGAAGTAAGGTTTTCTTGGGATGTAGTTCATCCAAATTACCAAGGAAAAGGAATAGGAAAGAGCTTAGTAGAGTATCGAATTGATTGGGTTAAAAATAATCGAAAAGAAAAAAAAGTTGTGGTGCGTACTTCGCAATTAGCCACTCTCTTTTATCAAAAGTTTGGATTTAAATTACAAACAATAACTCAAAATTTTTGGGCAGAGGGCCTAGATTTATACTTAATGCATTTAAAATTGTAG
- a CDS encoding FAD-binding oxidoreductase: MLDYIIVGQGLAGSVLAMELMERGKSVKVIDNSHHLSSSNIAGGLVHPMSFKRTILSWNAALLSDYSITYYQEKENALNCTFFEPLTFLRLFGSIEEQNTWFAKQSIAPFDQVLFDFKDDLSSYNVKNNKGLGRVNWSYRLHVSVFLEAIKKELKAKEAIIEEQFDYNSLMIMDEGVEYKEIKANGVIFCEGHQSIHNPYLQYLPENLTKGEILRIKAQNLPPYALSKNCFVLPLGKSEYILGATYDWGSKDYLKTIEAKEELLEKFSNISDEKVEVLEQRVGIRPTTIDRKPILGTHPAIPVIHVFNGLGSKGVQLAPYYAKRMSEFLLDDRTLEKEINITRFTKKYYKD, encoded by the coding sequence ATGTTAGATTATATTATTGTAGGGCAAGGATTGGCAGGGTCTGTTTTAGCAATGGAACTAATGGAGAGAGGGAAGAGCGTAAAAGTGATAGATAATTCTCACCATTTATCTTCATCAAATATAGCAGGGGGCTTAGTACATCCTATGTCGTTTAAACGTACAATTTTAAGTTGGAATGCAGCTTTATTATCCGATTATTCCATAACATATTACCAAGAAAAAGAAAACGCGTTGAATTGTACATTCTTTGAACCTTTAACGTTTTTAAGGTTGTTTGGTTCTATTGAAGAACAAAATACTTGGTTTGCAAAGCAATCGATAGCGCCTTTTGATCAAGTATTGTTTGATTTTAAAGATGATTTATCGTCGTATAATGTTAAGAATAATAAAGGGCTGGGTCGGGTAAACTGGTCTTATCGTTTGCATGTAAGTGTCTTTTTAGAGGCAATAAAAAAAGAATTAAAAGCAAAAGAAGCAATCATAGAAGAACAATTCGATTACAATAGCTTAATGATAATGGATGAGGGGGTTGAGTATAAAGAAATTAAAGCTAATGGGGTTATTTTTTGTGAAGGGCATCAGTCTATTCATAACCCATATTTACAATATTTACCAGAGAATTTGACTAAGGGAGAAATTTTAAGAATTAAAGCCCAAAACTTGCCTCCTTATGCATTAAGTAAAAATTGTTTTGTATTGCCGTTAGGTAAATCAGAGTATATATTGGGGGCGACCTACGATTGGGGAAGCAAAGATTATTTAAAAACTATAGAAGCTAAAGAAGAGCTATTAGAAAAGTTTAGTAATATTAGTGATGAAAAAGTTGAAGTTTTGGAACAAAGAGTAGGAATTCGACCAACAACTATCGATCGAAAGCCTATTTTAGGAACACATCCAGCAATTCCTGTAATACATGTTTTTAATGGCTTAGGAAGTAAGGGAGTGCAATTAGCTCCATATTATGCTAAAAGGATGAGTGAATTTTTGCTTGACGATAGAACACTAGAAAAGGAAATCAATATCACTCGATTTACTAAAAAATATTATAAAGATTAA